A part of Denitratisoma oestradiolicum genomic DNA contains:
- a CDS encoding IS3 family transposase (programmed frameshift), which produces MKKSKFTDSQIMEALKRAESGLAVPEICRDLGISSATFYKWRAKYGGMDTSMIARMKELELENARLKKMYAEERLKAEILKEAMAKKLVRPSRRREMAKQAVQDRQTSIRLACEIFSISETCYRYEAKHCAENEEIADWLVRLTSNQRNWGFGLCYLYLRNVKGYRWNHKRVYRIYRELELNLRIKPKKRLQRERPEPLVVPAAINAVWSMDFMHDQLADGRNFRLFNVIDDFNREALGMEIDFSLPSARIIRALEQIIEWRGRPAVIRCDNGPENISGLIQAWADRHAIRLDYIQPGKPQQNAYVERFNRTVRYEWLSQYYWEDLDEVRLFATQWMDHYNHHRPHMALGGFTPKQRLAMAA; this is translated from the exons ATGAAGAAGTCGAAATTTACGGATAGCCAGATCATGGAGGCGCTCAAGCGGGCGGAATCAGGGCTGGCGGTGCCGGAGATCTGTCGTGACCTGGGAATCAGTTCGGCGACGTTCTACAAGTGGCGGGCGAAGTACGGCGGGATGGATACGTCGATGATTGCGCGCATGAAGGAGCTGGAACTGGAGAACGCGCGGCTCAAGAAGATGTACGCCGAGGAGCGCCTCAAGGCCGAGATCCTCAAGGAGGCGATGGCAAAAAAGT TGGTGAGGCCATCCCGCCGGCGCGAGATGGCCAAACAAGCGGTCCAGGATAGGCAGACATCGATTCGCCTGGCCTGCGAGATCTTCAGCATTAGCGAGACGTGCTATCGGTACGAGGCCAAGCATTGCGCCGAGAACGAGGAGATCGCGGACTGGCTGGTGCGGCTGACAAGCAATCAGCGCAACTGGGGCTTTGGTCTGTGCTATCTGTACCTACGCAACGTCAAGGGCTACCGCTGGAATCACAAACGGGTCTATCGGATTTACCGGGAGTTGGAACTGAACCTGCGGATCAAACCCAAAAAACGTCTGCAAAGGGAGAGGCCGGAACCGCTCGTGGTGCCTGCGGCCATCAACGCTGTCTGGTCGATGGATTTCATGCATGATCAGCTGGCGGATGGCCGGAACTTCCGGTTGTTCAATGTCATTGACGACTTCAACCGGGAAGCCCTGGGCATGGAGATCGACTTCTCGCTGCCATCAGCCCGGATTATCCGGGCGCTGGAACAGATCATCGAATGGCGCGGACGCCCTGCTGTCATTCGGTGCGATAACGGCCCGGAGAACATCAGCGGGCTGATCCAGGCCTGGGCAGATAGACACGCGATCCGATTGGATTACATCCAACCCGGCAAGCCGCAACAGAACGCCTATGTCGAGCGCTTCAATCGCACCGTGCGCTACGAATGGCTGTCGCAGTACTACTGGGAAGACCTGGATGAGGTCAGGCTGTTCGCCACCCAGTGGATGGACCACTACAATCACCACCGCCCACACATGGCCTTGGGCGGCTTCACTCCAAAACAGCGGTTGGCCATGGCCGCGTGA